The DNA sequence CACATGAAAATCATTGAACTTTTTGACCGTATCATTTCCTTTGACAAATAACTTAGCCAACTCAATCGTCAATTCTGAGCCAAATACAGGGACTTTCGTTTCAGCTAATAAATAAGGCAAGGCACCAATTGCATCCGCATGCCCGTGTGTCAAAAATACCCCTGCAATACGGTCCTTATTTTCAAACAAATAGTCCATATTTGGAATGACAAAATCCACACCAAGCTGTTCATTTTCCGGATACTTTAATCCGACATCCAGGACGAAAATAGATTCATCCACTTCAGCGATGTAAAGATTTTTTCCATTCTCACGTACGCCACCTAAAGCAATCAATTTAATATTGCTCATTGATTCTCCTTTTCAAATTTTTTTACTAACGGTCCTTGGAATCCCAAGTCGAATTACAGTTTTGCAAATCTTTTGCATATCCAATTTATTATACTACTTTTCATGATTTTTTTCAAAGAACAGAGCATACAAAAAACTCCTAGTTACTGTATATCTACAGAAAGCTAGGAGCCGTCTCTATTTGCTAATAAGTGATAGATAGACTTTCAGAAAGTAATTATCTGAAAAGAGATTCTTATGATGATTCCATCGTTATTTTATTAAAGAATGATTTTCTTGTCCACAATATATCAAAAACAAGTTTTTTCATCTAAAACAATAGCGGTTTTATACCAAAGCGTGAAAATCATTAAAAAGCTTCTACCGACTGCATCAAATAACATTCTTATTTATTCTTACTTTGCGTTCTTTATACGCGATGCAATTCTACAAACCACTACATGACATCTTCAGAAATATTTATCAAATACCTCCAATTAAGAAAAACAATTAGCAAATAGAAACTAATACATCATAAACGATTTAAAATATGAACGTTCCGATACCCATTGGAATCAGCCCTTTCTTATCTTTCTTTAATTATATTGTACACCTTCTTTTTTAAAAAAGCAAGCGTTTACATCAAAATTTTTAAAATATTTTTTGCAAATGAAAAGAGGTAGAATTAACCATTCAAACCTCTTCTCAATGTGGATTTTTATGCCCGTACTGTGACACTTATGCCGTCTTCTTTATAAAGATTTATCAAACCTTCTTTACGACTACGTACCATATCACCTGGATAAACCGGATGTGGCAAGGAAATCGTCAATAGTTCCATCGGATTTGGAGCCCGATCAATTTTATTTCCATCTGAATCGTGTAAATCTGTAATGACTGCATCAAAATGACGGAAACCAGGACCATAAAACTCAACTGGGTCGCCCTCGTTAATGACATTTCGTTGCCGAATAGTCGCTGTTTGCGTATCAGGGTCATAAGCCACCACTTCTGCCACAAATTTATATTGCGGAATTTTGCGGCGTGCTCCAAAAAGCTGCTCATTTTCAGTCGGTGTATGATAATAAAATCCTGTCGCCAACTCACGTTGCGCAACTTTCCACATTTCATCTACTAAATCTTGCTTGATTGCTTCAAACTTTTTAGGACTTTCAAGATAAGCATCTACTGCCGCCTTGTAACAATTTGAAACAGTAGATACATAGTGAATAGACTTCATACGTCCTTCAATTTTCAAGCTGTCTACTCCATTTTCAATCATATCTGGAATATGGTCAATCATGGACATATCCACAGCCGACATAGAAAATTCTTCTGGAATTTCGCCTTTTAAGCTCTTGTGCTCTTGTCCAAAGGGCATATCGTAGAGATCATATTTCCAGCGGCAAGATTGAGAGCAGCCCCCCCGATTGGCATCCCGCATGCTCATATGATTGGACAAAGTACAACGTCCTGAGTAGGAAATACACATAGCACCATGAACAAAAGCTTCAATCTCCACATCGGTATGTTTGCGGATTTCTGCTAGTTCTTCCATAGAAACCTCACGCGCCAAAACGACACGTGTCAACCCCAAATCTTTCCAAAATTCTAAGGTTTCATAGTTTGTTGCGCTAGCTTGTGTTGACAAGTGTACTTCCAAACCTGGCGCTTCTGTACAAGCAATGGCAATCAATGCTGGGTCAGATACGATAACGGCAGAAATGCCAATATCTCGCAAAGTGCGGAACCATTCCCCAGCTCCTTCTTCATTTCCTTCGTGGGTTACCATGTTCGCAGCCACATAGACTTTTGCGCCATGTTCACGAGCAAATTGAACGCCCTCTTCCATTTCTTCAAACGTAAAATTTCCAGCACGACTGCGCAAACCATAGGCTTGTCCGCCAATGTAGACAGCATCCGCTCCATAGCGAATGGCGACTTTTAATTTTTCCAACGTTCCAGCAGGCGCCAGAACTTCTGGTCTTTTCAAAGTTTTTGTCATATTCTCGCTCTTTTCCATATTCTAATACTTAGCCTTTTTATTTTATAGCAAAAAGGGCTTGAAAGCAAACTAAAGGTAGCAGATTGTGAATGTTAAACAAGCAGTCACAACTCGCGACCACCTGTATTCCTTATTTCACCTGATCTGGATCATATTCATAAAATCCAGTATCCAAGAAACGATTATTTGGATGCAATTGATGAACCTGCTCATCCAAAAGGAAAGCCTGATCATGTGTAAATTGATTGGTCTCAATCAACTCACGTGCTTGCACAAAAAGTTGAGCAATTTCAACAAAATTGTGTCCCGGCGTATAAATCCCTTCTAATTTCCAATGTGTAAAGCCATGTTCTACCAACTCTCCAAGTTTCGTCATCATATCCAAGTCATTATTTGCAAAAATATGCGTCCCATGATTGTCCTCAAAAATAGAATAATGGCTATCTGGGTCACTCGGCTCTGCAAGGAATAAATCACGCTCACGACTCTTTTCGTCATCAATATGAGTGAAATTATAATAATTCTGCAAAAGTGGACGCTTAGAGTGATGAATGACGCTAGCGCCATAAACTAAAATCTCAACAGGAATTTCTAAAATATCTTGCATTTTAAATAGTTCAGCAGATGGGATTTCACGCGCTAGAACTGCCTCAGAAGCGCCAGCTTTTTGCCCCCAGAAGTTTACTTGACGACTGCTAGCAACCATAGTCGAGGCATCATAAATCGTCTTAAACGGATAACCGTCACGTTTTAACACATAAAAAACTCCAGCATCTCCCACAGTAATATAATCTGCCTGAATATCCACTAAAAAATCTAGAAATGGCTTGATTTTATTCATCATTTCCTGATGCATCAAAGCATTGACAGCAACTGTCAACTTTTTGTCTGCCTCATGTACAAGGGCTGCAATCTGCCGCAATTCATCATAAGAAAAAGTATGGGGTAACCGAAGACCATACTCTTTTTCACCTACATAAATGCGATCTACGCCTGCTTCTAAAAGCTCTTTTACTTGTTCAACGCTCTCAGCTGTCGCTGTAATGATAATCTTTTTCATAGCAAAATTATAACATATTTTTGATTTCTCTTCTATTTTTTAATTTGAAAAGCATTTTTAGCCTTTTTGTAACCGTTATGTAATATTTATCTAATTAAAATCATGATAAAATAAGAGAGTACTGTAAGGAGATAGAACATGACCGCAAGAAAATATCAGTCCTATCAAGAGGACTACACCTATCCAGAACTAGAGCAAGAACAATATCCCCTTTATCAAGATTACATTCCTGAAGCAAAAACGAATCCAAACCTGAAAGAATTACTATTTTTCGTGAATATTGCTACATTTTGTATCTTGACAGCTTTATTTAGCTTTTTATTCCTGTCTATTAAAGTAAACACTTTCTTAGCTTTTACTTTAGCAATTGGTGTTAGTTTAGTCTGCATTAAAATGCAGCAAGCATTTATTCGTCGGAAAAGAAATAAATAGTTTTGGGATTGAAGTGCCTATTTGCAAGGCACTGTTTTTGTTGTGATTCGTTGTGATGTAAAATCGATGTTAAAAAAATTGAGGTGCTAGTCCTCAATTTTTTTGTCTTCATTTTCCGATTCTTGGTTTTCTTCTGTCAAATCAATGACAATATCCTCGGAAGTAGGCTCATTTTCTGCTGATTCAGGAGCAGATTTTTTAAATTCTTCTGGTGAAATCCCTTCTGACTCCATTTTTTCTTTCCATTCTTGAAATTTCTCTTGTGAGAAGTCAACTACTTGTTTCGTTGCTTCTTTCACAGAGTCAAGAATTGTTTCACCTGTAATTTCTCCGCTCTCAACCTTTTCTTTGGCTTGGTTGACTGCTTCTGCAGCTTGATTAGAGAAATGATTGGCTTTTTGTACTACTTGTTCTTTAAAATCATCTGGATTTTCTTTGACGTCATTCATAAAATCAGAAACCTTCGCAGTCACTTCTTTTCCTTTTTTGCTAGTAAGAAATACAGCTGCAGCTGCTCCAGAGAGTGTTCCTAAAAGGATTGATGAAAATTTCCCCATAATAAACCTTCTTTCTTATTTTTTAAATAGTTTTGTAATCATCCGTAAGACCGATAAAGTTGCACCAGCTTTGATACTATTTTTTCCTGCTGCAGCAGCTTTTTTGCTCAAATGACGAGCAGAATCATTCAAATCCGAAACGGACTCAGATAAATCTGCAACTGCAGTGAAAAGCGGGTCAATGGTTGTCATTTTTCCATTAATATCATCTGCTAAAACATTCACTTTGGTTAACAATTCATTGGTTTGATAGAGTGTCACATTGACATCTGTCGTCAATACCTGAATTGTTTTTTCTGTTTCGTCAACAACAGTTGAGATTTTCCTGACTAAGAAAATCGTGTAAACAATCAAAGCAATCAAAGCAAGGGCCACTAAACTATAAGCAATTTCAAGCATTTTTCTTCTCCTAACTTTTTAATAATAAGGGGTATCTTTTTTTCTGCGTTGGTAAATGACGAGAATGATTCCTGCAACCACTAGAACAGCAGACAACCATTGTGACACACGCAAGCCAGCAAACATGAGACTGTCTGTCCGCATACCTTCAATGACCATGCGCCCCATTCCGTACCAAATCAGATAAAACCCTGTAATTTCACCACGTTTGAGGAAGTTTTTCTTTCTTCTAGCAATCATCACCAGAGCGAACCCTAGCAAATTCCAAACCGACTCATAAAGAAAAGTTGGTTGTCGGTAATGACCATCAATATACATTTGGTTGCGCATAAAACTTGGCAAGTAATCCAAACGTTTAACAATCGCTCCGTAAGCCTCTTGGTTGAAGAAATTGCCCCAGCGTCCAAGACTTTGGGCAATCATTACGCCCGGAACGGCAATATCTAAAAAGTCTAGCGTATTGATAAGCTTTCTCTGTGAGAAAAAATACAAGACAATCGCTCCAGTGATTAAACCGCCATAGATAGCAATTCCTCCGTGCCAAATGGCAAAAATCTCAGCAGGATTTTTAGCATAATAGCCCCAATCAAAAATGACATAATAAATGCGAGCTCCAACGATTGCTAAAGGAAACGCAATGAGGATAAAATCAAGAATGTCATCTGGAATGATTTTCTTTCGCGGCGCTTCACGCATAGCCAGATAAACAGCTAAAACTAAACCTGTTACAATACAAATCGCATACCAGCGAATACTTAGAGGTCCTATTTTAAATGCAATTGGATTAATCATGAGACACCTCATTCTCACTAATGAGATTGGTCAAGCGTTCCTCAAAAGTCTTCGTGGCATCAAAGCCCATTTCTTTTGCACGGTAATTCATCGCTGCTGCTTCAATCACCACCGAAATGTTGCGACCCGTTTTCACAGGAATACGAATCCTTGGAATGGACACACCTGATACTTCAAACTCTTCACCATTATTTCCCAAACGGTCAAATGTTTTATTGACATCATAATTTTCCAGATAAACAGCCAATTGAACCTGTGATGAATCCTTGACAGCGCTAGCTCCATAAAGGCTCATGACATCAATAATCCCAACACCGCGTATTTCAAGTAAATGGCGCAAAATTTCCGCTGGCTCGCCCCAGAGGGTCATTTCATCTTTTGCGTAGATATCTACGCGGTCATCCGCAACTAAACGATGTCCCCGTTTCACCAGTTCTAAACCAGTTTCGCTTTTTCCGATTCCACTATCTCCTTGAATCAAGACACCCATTCCGTAAATATCCATTAGAACGCCATGAATACTGGTTCGCTCAGCCAAACGTGAATCTAGATAGCTAGAAATTTCACCGGATAAACGACTCGTCGGTGTGTGACTGCTGAGAACAACAATTTCATTTTCCTTTGCAGCCTTTAACATCTCATCGGGAATTTTCAAATCACGCGCAACAATCACAACTGTATCTTGTTCAAACATTTTCCGTAAAACCTGATAGCGGTTATGTGCCGTCATCTTCATCAAGTAAGACCATTCTTTCATGCCCATTAGCTGGATACGCTCTGGTGTGTAATAGTCAAAATAACCTGTCATTTCAAGTCCTGGACGGGAAATATCAGAGGTCGTAATTTCTCTTTCCAACATTTTCTCGTCGCCATAAACCACATTTAACCTGACTTTTTTTAATAGATCTTTGATCTTTACAGTCATATTCTTCCCCTTTGATAGTTTCTTTTTCTATTATAGCAAATTTTGAGATTAAAGGAGAGTTTCATCCTTGATTTTGCAAAGAAAATGGATGCAACCATATATAATATATAGCATTTACTACTTCTCTGACTGGAGCATTTTTTCTACAATTTGTTTTTGATTTTGAAATAAAGGATAACGATTCATAAAATAACGGAGTTCACTAGGTTTCAGCCAGATGTGGCTATCCGTTTCACCTTCTTGATATTTCACGTCTTTCTCTGTGACGATTGCCTCATAAAAATCAAAATGGCAGTGATCTTTAGGTGAAGTCGTCTGCTCAATCAGTTGTATTTTTCTAGGAATCAGCCCAGTTTCTTCCTGCAATTCACGATAGGCTGCGGTCATGCTATCTTCACCAGCCAACACACTCCCTCCTGCACCAAACTCATAATAATTAGGATGAATTTCTTTTTTTGGACTGCGGTGCATCAGGAGAAATTCTCCATCTATATGGCGAACGAAGACATTGACACAAAGGTGATACTGCCCTTCTGCAATTGGTTGACCTCTCTTTAGAAAATCTCCTTGTCGTTCTCTTTGCTCATTATAAGCATCCCAATATTCCATTTCTCCTCCTCCCAAAATAAAGGAGTCCATTGTCCGAACTCCTTTCTAGCATATATAACCAAACGCTTGCTCCAACACACTCACCAAAACCAGCCGTCATCTTCTTTGATTGCTTCTGCTTCTTTGCGCTTACGAGGTCCTGTTCCATACATTTCTTCTTCTACGTCTTCCTTGTAAGGCATCACAGATGATAAAATGATGTAGATGATAATCCCTAAGCCCAAATTAGAAATGGTAAATAAAACGAATAAAAAGCGAACAAGCCCTACATCTAAACCAAATTTGTC is a window from the Streptococcus anginosus subsp. whileyi MAS624 genome containing:
- a CDS encoding peptidase U32 family protein, coding for MTKTLKRPEVLAPAGTLEKLKVAIRYGADAVYIGGQAYGLRSRAGNFTFEEMEEGVQFAREHGAKVYVAANMVTHEGNEEGAGEWFRTLRDIGISAVIVSDPALIAIACTEAPGLEVHLSTQASATNYETLEFWKDLGLTRVVLAREVSMEELAEIRKHTDVEIEAFVHGAMCISYSGRCTLSNHMSMRDANRGGCSQSCRWKYDLYDMPFGQEHKSLKGEIPEEFSMSAVDMSMIDHIPDMIENGVDSLKIEGRMKSIHYVSTVSNCYKAAVDAYLESPKKFEAIKQDLVDEMWKVAQRELATGFYYHTPTENEQLFGARRKIPQYKFVAEVVAYDPDTQTATIRQRNVINEGDPVEFYGPGFRHFDAVITDLHDSDGNKIDRAPNPMELLTISLPHPVYPGDMVRSRKEGLINLYKEDGISVTVRA
- a CDS encoding peptidase U32 family protein encodes the protein MKKIIITATAESVEQVKELLEAGVDRIYVGEKEYGLRLPHTFSYDELRQIAALVHEADKKLTVAVNALMHQEMMNKIKPFLDFLVDIQADYITVGDAGVFYVLKRDGYPFKTIYDASTMVASSRQVNFWGQKAGASEAVLAREIPSAELFKMQDILEIPVEILVYGASVIHHSKRPLLQNYYNFTHIDDEKSRERDLFLAEPSDPDSHYSIFEDNHGTHIFANNDLDMMTKLGELVEHGFTHWKLEGIYTPGHNFVEIAQLFVQARELIETNQFTHDQAFLLDEQVHQLHPNNRFLDTGFYEYDPDQVK
- a CDS encoding DUF3270 domain-containing protein, giving the protein MTARKYQSYQEDYTYPELEQEQYPLYQDYIPEAKTNPNLKELLFFVNIATFCILTALFSFLFLSIKVNTFLAFTLAIGVSLVCIKMQQAFIRRKRNK
- a CDS encoding YtxH domain-containing protein, translated to MGKFSSILLGTLSGAAAAVFLTSKKGKEVTAKVSDFMNDVKENPDDFKEQVVQKANHFSNQAAEAVNQAKEKVESGEITGETILDSVKEATKQVVDFSQEKFQEWKEKMESEGISPEEFKKSAPESAENEPTSEDIVIDLTEENQESENEDKKIED
- a CDS encoding DUF948 domain-containing protein, whose translation is MLEIAYSLVALALIALIVYTIFLVRKISTVVDETEKTIQVLTTDVNVTLYQTNELLTKVNVLADDINGKMTTIDPLFTAVADLSESVSDLNDSARHLSKKAAAAGKNSIKAGATLSVLRMITKLFKK
- the lgt gene encoding prolipoprotein diacylglyceryl transferase, whose amino-acid sequence is MINPIAFKIGPLSIRWYAICIVTGLVLAVYLAMREAPRKKIIPDDILDFILIAFPLAIVGARIYYVIFDWGYYAKNPAEIFAIWHGGIAIYGGLITGAIVLYFFSQRKLINTLDFLDIAVPGVMIAQSLGRWGNFFNQEAYGAIVKRLDYLPSFMRNQMYIDGHYRQPTFLYESVWNLLGFALVMIARRKKNFLKRGEITGFYLIWYGMGRMVIEGMRTDSLMFAGLRVSQWLSAVLVVAGIILVIYQRRKKDTPYY
- the hprK gene encoding HPr(Ser) kinase/phosphatase is translated as MTVKIKDLLKKVRLNVVYGDEKMLEREITTSDISRPGLEMTGYFDYYTPERIQLMGMKEWSYLMKMTAHNRYQVLRKMFEQDTVVIVARDLKIPDEMLKAAKENEIVVLSSHTPTSRLSGEISSYLDSRLAERTSIHGVLMDIYGMGVLIQGDSGIGKSETGLELVKRGHRLVADDRVDIYAKDEMTLWGEPAEILRHLLEIRGVGIIDVMSLYGASAVKDSSQVQLAVYLENYDVNKTFDRLGNNGEEFEVSGVSIPRIRIPVKTGRNISVVIEAAAMNYRAKEMGFDATKTFEERLTNLISENEVSHD
- a CDS encoding NUDIX hydrolase encodes the protein MDSFILGGGEMEYWDAYNEQRERQGDFLKRGQPIAEGQYHLCVNVFVRHIDGEFLLMHRSPKKEIHPNYYEFGAGGSVLAGEDSMTAAYRELQEETGLIPRKIQLIEQTTSPKDHCHFDFYEAIVTEKDVKYQEGETDSHIWLKPSELRYFMNRYPLFQNQKQIVEKMLQSEK
- a CDS encoding PspC domain-containing protein, encoding MKTKFYKLRRNSAVSGVLAGLSDKFGLDVGLVRFLFVLFTISNLGLGIIIYIILSSVMPYKEDVEEEMYGTGPRKRKEAEAIKEDDGWFW